A stretch of Thermomicrobium roseum DSM 5159 DNA encodes these proteins:
- a CDS encoding MFS transporter, which translates to MRKETFVRTMSDHDPGGRSVPALEPTVSRPRSSERRRLQQSFFFGVANGGLLLLGDALIHPVLVLTVFVSQLTERGLLVGLVPAMSVSLWFLPQAIAAAFVEGRRRQLPWATWGGIVRALAIAILAAVVLAHGVGPSPTLLTVFFVCYAVYNLAAGFAFVPLVELTARAVPPDRRGFFFSQRNLWGAVLSLAAGFAVQRALVFGEAGFAVLFAASFAALSLAAYTTLWIVERPVPPRPRSFASWVAELPRLLARRPVRRFLVFRSLLALSTIADPFFVVYAQRVLGLPAETVGFYLALSALARILANPLWGWVVQHWGNRQLLQLATLVRVFMPLVALGIQPILGWEHLVPRLDDPQQVVLVTFAFVFVAYGVTLSAQMLANFTAVLELAHPEERPTLVGVTNTILGVVALVPMLGGLVVDRFGYSAVFALALALSLLALLASGLLPASRRQPA; encoded by the coding sequence GTGCGAAAGGAGACCTTCGTCCGGACCATGAGCGACCATGACCCGGGTGGACGATCCGTACCCGCTCTCGAGCCGACAGTCTCCCGTCCGCGGTCCTCTGAGCGGCGGCGTCTCCAGCAGAGCTTCTTCTTCGGCGTGGCTAACGGCGGTTTGCTCCTGCTCGGCGACGCGCTCATCCACCCCGTTTTGGTCCTCACCGTCTTCGTCTCCCAGTTGACCGAGCGCGGCCTCCTCGTGGGACTCGTCCCGGCGATGAGCGTCAGCCTCTGGTTCCTGCCGCAGGCGATCGCGGCCGCGTTCGTCGAGGGGCGTCGCCGCCAGCTCCCCTGGGCGACCTGGGGAGGGATCGTGCGTGCCCTGGCGATCGCTATCCTGGCCGCGGTCGTGCTCGCTCATGGTGTTGGCCCGAGCCCGACGCTGCTCACTGTGTTCTTCGTTTGTTATGCGGTCTACAACCTCGCTGCCGGTTTTGCCTTCGTTCCCTTGGTGGAACTTACTGCTCGTGCTGTACCGCCTGATCGGCGTGGCTTCTTCTTCAGCCAGCGCAATCTGTGGGGCGCTGTGCTCTCGCTCGCTGCTGGGTTCGCTGTCCAACGGGCACTGGTGTTCGGGGAGGCGGGTTTTGCCGTCCTCTTTGCTGCCTCGTTTGCTGCGCTTTCCCTCGCGGCCTACACCACGCTCTGGATCGTCGAGCGTCCTGTTCCGCCTCGGCCACGCTCCTTTGCCTCCTGGGTGGCCGAGCTCCCGCGCCTCCTCGCGCGCCGCCCAGTTCGTCGCTTTCTGGTCTTTCGTTCCCTCCTCGCCTTGTCCACGATTGCCGACCCCTTCTTCGTCGTGTACGCGCAGCGCGTGCTCGGCCTTCCCGCCGAAACGGTCGGTTTCTATCTTGCTCTTTCCGCTCTCGCCCGGATCCTCGCCAATCCGCTCTGGGGTTGGGTGGTCCAGCATTGGGGCAACCGTCAACTCCTCCAGCTGGCGACTCTGGTGCGCGTCTTCATGCCGCTCGTCGCGCTGGGGATTCAACCGATCCTCGGCTGGGAGCACCTCGTGCCGCGCCTGGACGATCCACAGCAGGTCGTCCTCGTCACCTTCGCCTTTGTTTTTGTCGCCTATGGCGTGACGCTCTCGGCACAGATGTTGGCCAACTTCACGGCGGTGCTCGAGCTCGCTCACCCCGAGGAGCGTCCGACACTCGTCGGCGTCACCAATACGATCCTGGGCGTCGTTGCCCTCGTGCCGATGCTCGGTGGCCTGGTCGTCGATCGCTTTGGCTACTCAGCGGTTTTCGCGCTCGCGCTCGCGCTTTCCTTGCTCGCGCTGCTGGCCAGCGGTCTCCTGCCAGCGTCCCGTCGCCAGCCAGCGTGA
- a CDS encoding serine hydrolase domain-containing protein, producing the protein MRTTSDLREVIERACASTGVPGMVIGILTPDGREVVTHGVASLETGCPVRRDTLFQIGSISKVYLATLAMRLVEEGKLTLDTPVASVLPELELADREAQQAITLWHLLTHTSGIEGDRFDDYGYGDDALARYVAGLASARQIHPPGQHWSYCNSGFSLAGRLIEVVTGRSFEAAMRELIFGPLGLERSCFLVQDVLGYPFAVGHRTDEHGHVGVVRDFALPRSVHPAGGVWATIDDLLDFAAFHLGLRPVAAPPISWDSITMMQAPQVAAANWADWYGLGWAIWSIGSVRVIGHGGSTNGYQAHLVLLPEERVAIASLTNHEQGSSAYLEVETWLLTERFGIRPPAPRLCTVSERELQRYAGTYTYPLARLTVRAVTGGLWLEAVQTRGLSREARERPLPPLFLRPIGERVFATGPVRAVPNRVDFIFDGDSEHPRWVRAFGRLAERDAIQEY; encoded by the coding sequence ATGAGAACGACGAGCGACCTTCGGGAGGTGATCGAGCGCGCCTGCGCCAGCACGGGAGTTCCCGGCATGGTGATCGGGATCCTGACACCCGACGGGCGCGAGGTGGTGACACACGGGGTCGCCAGCCTGGAAACCGGTTGCCCCGTGCGACGCGACACGCTGTTCCAGATCGGCTCGATCAGCAAGGTCTACCTTGCGACGCTGGCGATGCGCCTGGTCGAAGAGGGGAAACTCACGCTCGATACGCCGGTGGCGAGCGTCCTGCCGGAACTGGAACTCGCCGATCGGGAAGCGCAGCAAGCGATCACGCTGTGGCATCTTCTCACCCACACCAGCGGGATCGAAGGGGATCGCTTCGACGACTACGGGTACGGCGACGATGCCCTGGCACGCTACGTGGCCGGTCTGGCGAGCGCCCGACAGATCCATCCGCCGGGTCAGCACTGGAGCTACTGCAACAGTGGTTTCTCGCTCGCCGGGCGGCTGATCGAGGTGGTGACCGGTCGCTCGTTCGAAGCAGCGATGCGCGAGTTGATCTTCGGACCGCTCGGTCTGGAACGCAGCTGCTTCCTCGTGCAGGACGTCCTGGGATACCCGTTCGCGGTCGGGCACCGGACGGACGAGCACGGACACGTTGGCGTGGTCCGCGACTTTGCGCTGCCTCGCAGTGTCCATCCGGCTGGCGGCGTTTGGGCGACGATCGACGACCTCCTCGACTTCGCAGCCTTTCACCTCGGTTTGCGTCCGGTGGCAGCGCCGCCGATCTCATGGGACAGCATCACCATGATGCAGGCACCGCAGGTGGCAGCCGCGAACTGGGCCGACTGGTACGGTTTAGGCTGGGCCATCTGGTCGATCGGATCCGTGCGGGTGATCGGGCACGGAGGCTCGACGAACGGATACCAGGCGCATCTCGTGCTGTTGCCCGAGGAGCGGGTCGCGATCGCCAGCCTGACCAATCACGAGCAGGGGAGTTCGGCCTACCTCGAGGTCGAAACCTGGCTTTTGACAGAACGGTTCGGCATCCGGCCACCGGCACCCCGGCTGTGCACGGTGTCCGAGCGAGAACTCCAACGGTATGCGGGCACCTACACCTATCCGTTGGCTCGCTTGACGGTCCGGGCAGTGACGGGTGGGCTGTGGCTGGAGGCGGTCCAGACGCGCGGGCTGAGCCGCGAGGCGCGCGAGCGCCCGTTACCGCCGCTGTTTCTCCGGCCGATCGGCGAGCGCGTTTTTGCGACCGGACCGGTACGGGCTGTTCCCAACCGCGTGGACTTCATCTTCGATGGGGACAGTGAGCATCCACGCTGGGTCCGGGCCTTCGGTCGCTTGGCCGAGCGAGACGCGATCCAGGAGTACTGA
- a CDS encoding HIT family protein produces MEGCSFCRIVAGELPAARVYEDEKVMAFLDHRPLFFGHTLVIPRQHVPTLAELSGDLLAPLFGLVQRLARAIPLALEAEGTFIGINNRVSQSIPHLHIHVVPRRRGDGLRGFFWPRRRYPSETAMEETAARLRAALQHV; encoded by the coding sequence ATGGAAGGCTGTTCGTTTTGCCGGATCGTGGCCGGAGAACTGCCGGCGGCACGCGTGTACGAGGACGAGAAGGTCATGGCGTTCCTCGATCACCGGCCACTGTTCTTCGGGCACACGCTGGTGATCCCACGACAGCACGTGCCGACGCTCGCCGAGCTTTCTGGAGACCTGCTCGCACCGCTCTTCGGGCTCGTCCAACGCCTGGCACGGGCGATACCGCTGGCGCTGGAAGCGGAAGGGACGTTCATCGGGATCAACAACCGGGTCAGCCAGAGTATTCCGCACCTGCACATCCACGTCGTCCCGCGGCGTCGTGGGGACGGGCTGCGTGGATTCTTTTGGCCGCGCCGACGGTACCCGAGCGAGACGGCGATGGAGGAGACTGCTGCTCGCCTCCGTGCCGCCTTGCAGCACGTCTGA
- a CDS encoding cysteine hydrolase family protein, which produces MKAAVLVIDMLNDFVTGKLGNERVRSVIDPLQHLLERARASGVPVVYIGDAHLPSDPEMAVWGPHAMKGTKEAETIPELAPQPGDTVLEKRTYSAFYETGLDLLLRSLGVDTVVITGLHTNICCRHTAADAFTHGYKIIVPEDCVNAFTEEEHREGIAYLRRVYGARITTSEELAREWEREPQTAATKA; this is translated from the coding sequence ATGAAGGCAGCGGTGCTCGTGATCGATATGCTGAACGACTTCGTCACCGGCAAGCTGGGCAACGAGCGGGTTCGGAGCGTGATCGATCCGCTCCAGCATTTACTCGAGCGGGCACGAGCTTCCGGCGTTCCAGTCGTGTACATCGGTGACGCGCACCTGCCGAGTGATCCCGAAATGGCGGTCTGGGGCCCGCACGCGATGAAAGGGACCAAGGAAGCGGAGACGATCCCGGAGTTGGCTCCGCAGCCCGGCGACACCGTGCTGGAAAAGCGCACCTACAGCGCATTCTACGAGACGGGGCTCGACCTTTTGCTGCGCTCGCTCGGTGTGGATACAGTCGTCATCACCGGGTTGCACACCAACATCTGCTGCCGCCACACAGCAGCTGATGCCTTCACGCACGGCTACAAGATCATCGTCCCGGAGGACTGCGTCAACGCGTTCACCGAAGAAGAGCATCGCGAGGGGATCGCCTACCTGCGGCGAGTCTACGGCGCACGCATCACGACGAGCGAGGAACTGGCACGCGAGTGGGAGCGGGAGCCCCAGACGGCTGCCACGAAGGCCTGA
- the pdxH gene encoding pyridoxamine 5'-phosphate oxidase produces MEERTVLDLLQRWEHTDHPLRRRDLADDPLEQFLRWYQEAQGSGLRYPNAMAVATATADGRPSVRMVLLRGVDERGFVFYTNLESRKGRELAENPRAALLFYWEPLERQVRIEGRVELVTSAEADAYFATRPKGSQISAWASRQSEPIDSREALERRHAEFAERFGSGPVPRPAYWGGYRVVPDAYEFWQGRPDRLHDRFRYERSADGIWVITRLQP; encoded by the coding sequence GTGGAGGAGCGCACGGTGCTCGATTTGCTGCAACGGTGGGAACACACGGATCATCCACTCCGGCGGCGCGATCTCGCGGACGATCCCCTGGAGCAATTCCTGCGCTGGTACCAGGAGGCGCAAGGGAGCGGCCTCCGTTACCCGAACGCGATGGCGGTCGCGACCGCAACTGCGGATGGTCGTCCATCCGTGCGGATGGTCCTCTTACGGGGAGTCGACGAGCGGGGGTTCGTCTTCTACACCAATCTGGAGAGCCGGAAAGGTCGCGAGCTGGCCGAAAACCCCCGGGCAGCCTTGCTTTTTTACTGGGAACCGTTGGAGCGGCAAGTGCGGATCGAGGGTCGGGTCGAGCTGGTCACGAGCGCGGAAGCGGACGCGTACTTCGCGACGCGCCCCAAGGGGAGTCAGATCAGTGCCTGGGCCTCGCGGCAAAGCGAGCCGATCGACTCGCGGGAAGCACTGGAGCGACGGCATGCGGAGTTCGCCGAGCGTTTCGGCTCGGGGCCTGTTCCCCGACCAGCCTACTGGGGCGGGTATCGCGTGGTGCCGGACGCATACGAGTTCTGGCAGGGACGCCCGGACCGGCTGCACGACCGGTTCCGTTACGAGCGCAGTGCCGATGGGATCTGGGTGATTACCCGGTTGCAGCCGTGA